A portion of the Colius striatus isolate bColStr4 chromosome 1, bColStr4.1.hap1, whole genome shotgun sequence genome contains these proteins:
- the SLC37A1 gene encoding glucose-6-phosphate exchanger SLC37A1 isoform X2: protein MAQLPPGIRFITSFSRDQWYRAFIFSLTFLLYASFHLSRKPISIVKGELHKQCSASREVEFNSYKVYAAQIQPVKKPSNVSQCGWEPFDKSNYQQLLGALDYSFLCAYAVGMYLSGIIGERLPIRYYLTVGMLASGLFTAMFGLGYFYNIHNLWFYIMAQIANGLVQTTGWPSVVTCIGNWFGKGRRGLIMGIWNSHTSVGNILGSLIAAYWVSTCWGLSFVMPGVTIAVMGIVCFLFLIEHPKDVSCSCTPSSSSKTFLNGASRFRVQMPTLNAKETSKPQDPEIQHLLIDSENCSVSLNSSTVVPGEGRHGTSAISFLGALRIPGVIEFSLCLLFAKLVSYTFLFWLPLYITNVEHLDAKRAGDLSTLFDVGGIFGGILAGLVSDRLEKRASTCGMMLLLAAPTLYMFSAISKMGLEATVVMLLISGALVNGPYALITTAVSADLGTHKSLKGNARALSTVTAIIDGTGSVGAALGPLLAGLISPSGWNNVFYMLMVSDACALLFLLRLIQKELRCNADHTLFKEH from the exons ATGGCTCAGCTTCCTCCTGGGATTCGCTTCATCACCTCATTTTCAAGAGATCAGTG GTATAGAgccttcattttctctctcactttctTGTTGTATGCCAGCTTCCACTTATCAAGGAAACCTATCAGTATAGTTAAG GGAGAGCTGCACAAGCAGTGCTCCGCTTCACGTGAAGTTGAATTTAACTCCTACAAAGTATATGCTGCCCAGATTCAACCTGTCAAAAAGCCGTCTAATGTATCTCAGTGTGGCTGGGAGCCATTTG ACAAGAGCAACTACCAACagttactgggagcactggatTACTCATTTCTGTGTGCATATGCAGTTGGAATGTATTTAAG TGGAATAATAGGAGAACGGCTGCCTATCCGGTACTATCTGACAGTTGGGATGCTTGCCAGCGGACTCTTCACGGCAATGTTTGGATTGGGTTATTTCTATAACATACACAATCTGTGGTTTTACATAATGGCCCAG ATAGCCAATGGGTTGGTGCAAACTACTGGCTGGCCGAGTGTCGTTACATGTATTGGCAACTGGTTTGGAAAAGGAAG gagAGGTTTGATCATGGGAATCTGGAATTCACACACTTCAGTAGGAAATATCTTGGGAtccttaattgctgcttattgGGTGTCTACATGCTGGGGTCTCTCCTTTGTGATGCCTGGTGTTACCATTGCTGTAATGGGGAttgtttgtttcctctttctgaTCGAAC ATCCTAAAGATGTGAGTTGCTCCTGCACACCATCTAGT agttctAAAACCTTCCTGAATGGTGCATCACGATTCAGAGTCCAGATGCCAACCTTAAATGCTAAGGAAACCAGCAAACCTCAG GATCCAGAGATTCAACACTTGCTTATTGACAGTGAAAATTGCAGTGTATCGTTGAATTCCAGCACTGTGGTCCCTGGGGAAGGTAGACATGGGACGTCAGCCATCAGCTTCCTTGGGGCCTTGCGCATACCT ggagTCATAGAGTTCTCCCTTTGTCTTCTGTTTGCAAAGCTGGTGAGCTATActttcctcttctggcttcccCTCTACATCACAAATGTAG AGCATCTTGATGCCAAAAGAGCTGGGGACCTTTCTACACTATTTGATGTGGGTGGAATCTTTG GTGGAATTTTGGCAGGCCTGGTTTcagacaggctggagaagagagcaTCAACCTGCGGAATGATGTTATTGCTTGCAGCACCCACA TTGTACATGTTCTCTGCAATCAGTAAAATGGGTCTCGAGGCTACTGTAG TGATGCTGCTTATCAGTGGTGCCCTGGTGAACGGCCCTTATGCTCTGATCACCACTGCTGTATCTGCTGACTTG GGCACCCATAAAAGCCTGAAAGGGAATGCAAGAGCCTTATCTACAGTGACCGCAATCATCGATGGAACAGGATCTGTAG GTGCAGCTTTGGGACCTCTCTTAGCTGGTCTTATTTCTCCATCTGGTTGGAACAATGTGTTTTACATGCTCATGGTGTCAGATGCATGTGCCTTGCTA TTCTTACTCCGTCTTATTCAGAAGGAGCTTCGGTGTAACGCAGACCATACCCT GTTTAAAGAACACTGA
- the SLC37A1 gene encoding glucose-6-phosphate exchanger SLC37A1 isoform X1, whose translation MAQLPPGIRFITSFSRDQWYRAFIFSLTFLLYASFHLSRKPISIVKGELHKQCSASREVEFNSYKVYAAQIQPVKKPSNVSQCGWEPFDKSNYQQLLGALDYSFLCAYAVGMYLSGIIGERLPIRYYLTVGMLASGLFTAMFGLGYFYNIHNLWFYIMAQIANGLVQTTGWPSVVTCIGNWFGKGRRGLIMGIWNSHTSVGNILGSLIAAYWVSTCWGLSFVMPGVTIAVMGIVCFLFLIEHPKDVSCSCTPSSHDREPKISTEFVVSSKTFLNGASRFRVQMPTLNAKETSKPQDPEIQHLLIDSENCSVSLNSSTVVPGEGRHGTSAISFLGALRIPGVIEFSLCLLFAKLVSYTFLFWLPLYITNVEHLDAKRAGDLSTLFDVGGIFGGILAGLVSDRLEKRASTCGMMLLLAAPTLYMFSAISKMGLEATVVMLLISGALVNGPYALITTAVSADLGTHKSLKGNARALSTVTAIIDGTGSVGAALGPLLAGLISPSGWNNVFYMLMVSDACALLFLLRLIQKELRCNADHTLFKEH comes from the exons ATGGCTCAGCTTCCTCCTGGGATTCGCTTCATCACCTCATTTTCAAGAGATCAGTG GTATAGAgccttcattttctctctcactttctTGTTGTATGCCAGCTTCCACTTATCAAGGAAACCTATCAGTATAGTTAAG GGAGAGCTGCACAAGCAGTGCTCCGCTTCACGTGAAGTTGAATTTAACTCCTACAAAGTATATGCTGCCCAGATTCAACCTGTCAAAAAGCCGTCTAATGTATCTCAGTGTGGCTGGGAGCCATTTG ACAAGAGCAACTACCAACagttactgggagcactggatTACTCATTTCTGTGTGCATATGCAGTTGGAATGTATTTAAG TGGAATAATAGGAGAACGGCTGCCTATCCGGTACTATCTGACAGTTGGGATGCTTGCCAGCGGACTCTTCACGGCAATGTTTGGATTGGGTTATTTCTATAACATACACAATCTGTGGTTTTACATAATGGCCCAG ATAGCCAATGGGTTGGTGCAAACTACTGGCTGGCCGAGTGTCGTTACATGTATTGGCAACTGGTTTGGAAAAGGAAG gagAGGTTTGATCATGGGAATCTGGAATTCACACACTTCAGTAGGAAATATCTTGGGAtccttaattgctgcttattgGGTGTCTACATGCTGGGGTCTCTCCTTTGTGATGCCTGGTGTTACCATTGCTGTAATGGGGAttgtttgtttcctctttctgaTCGAAC ATCCTAAAGATGTGAGTTGCTCCTGCACACCATCTAGT CATGATCGTGAGCCCAAAATTTCTACAGAGTTTGTAGTG agttctAAAACCTTCCTGAATGGTGCATCACGATTCAGAGTCCAGATGCCAACCTTAAATGCTAAGGAAACCAGCAAACCTCAG GATCCAGAGATTCAACACTTGCTTATTGACAGTGAAAATTGCAGTGTATCGTTGAATTCCAGCACTGTGGTCCCTGGGGAAGGTAGACATGGGACGTCAGCCATCAGCTTCCTTGGGGCCTTGCGCATACCT ggagTCATAGAGTTCTCCCTTTGTCTTCTGTTTGCAAAGCTGGTGAGCTATActttcctcttctggcttcccCTCTACATCACAAATGTAG AGCATCTTGATGCCAAAAGAGCTGGGGACCTTTCTACACTATTTGATGTGGGTGGAATCTTTG GTGGAATTTTGGCAGGCCTGGTTTcagacaggctggagaagagagcaTCAACCTGCGGAATGATGTTATTGCTTGCAGCACCCACA TTGTACATGTTCTCTGCAATCAGTAAAATGGGTCTCGAGGCTACTGTAG TGATGCTGCTTATCAGTGGTGCCCTGGTGAACGGCCCTTATGCTCTGATCACCACTGCTGTATCTGCTGACTTG GGCACCCATAAAAGCCTGAAAGGGAATGCAAGAGCCTTATCTACAGTGACCGCAATCATCGATGGAACAGGATCTGTAG GTGCAGCTTTGGGACCTCTCTTAGCTGGTCTTATTTCTCCATCTGGTTGGAACAATGTGTTTTACATGCTCATGGTGTCAGATGCATGTGCCTTGCTA TTCTTACTCCGTCTTATTCAGAAGGAGCTTCGGTGTAACGCAGACCATACCCT GTTTAAAGAACACTGA